The window CCCTGCAAAGAAGTTCGAGGGGGCGCGCGCCCGGCACCCGTTCATCGATCGTGAGTCGCTGGTGCTCTTCGGCGACTTCGTGACGCTCGAAGCCGGCACGGGCTGCGTCCACATCGCGCCCGGACACGGCGAAGATGACTTCCGCCTTGGACAGCAGCACGGGCTCGACGTCCTCTGCCCGGTTGACGCAGAGGGCCGCTACACCGACGAGTTCGCTCCGATGAAGGGCGAGTTCGTCTTCGACGCCAACGAGAAGATCAAGGCGCTGCTTGTCGAGAAGGGCCGCCTGCTCAACAGCCCCAAGGCCTCGCTCAAGCATTCTTACCCCCACTCGTGGCGCAGCAAGGAACCGATCATCTACCGCGCCACCAGCCAGTGGTTCCTGAGCCTGGCGCACGAAGACCTGCGACAGAAGAGTCTCAAGGCCATCGACGAGATCCAGGCCGACAAGGGCTGGATCCCTGCCTGGGGACGCGATCGCATCTATTCGATGCTGGAGAACCGCCCGGACTGGACTCTCTCGCGCCAGCGCGTGTGGGGCGTGCCCATCCCCTCGCTAGAGTGCGAGGGCTGCGGCAACGTCTTTCTCGACGCCGACGCTTGCGAGCACGTCGCCGACCTCATCACCGAGGGCGGCATCACCGTCTGGACCGAAAAGGATGTCACCGAGCTTATCCCCGCCGGCACCAAGTGCCCGGAGTGCTACGCCACGAAGTTCAAGAAGGGAACCGACATCCTCGATGTCTGGTTCGACTCGGGCGTCTCCCACGCGGCCGTGTGCGAGGTGCGAGAGGAACTCCACTGGCCCGCCGATCTGTATCTTGAGGGCTCGGATCAGCACCGCGGCTGGTTCCATTCCTCGCTGCTGACCAGCATGGCCACGCGCGGCGCCCCGCCCTACAAGGCGGTGCTCACCCACGGCTTCGTCGTCGACGGCGATGGCAAGAAATATTCCAAGAGCAATCCCAACTACACGCCGCCGGCCGACATCATCAAGAACTACGGCGTCGACGTGCTGCGCCTGTGGGTCGCGTCCGAGGACTATCGGGGCGACATCCACTTCTCCGAGGAAATTCTCAAGCGCCTTGCCGAGGCCTATCGCAAGTTCCGCAACAGCGCGAAATATATCCTGGGCAACCTCGCCGACTTTGATCCGGCAAAAGACTGGGTCCCCTATTCGGAGATGACGCCCATCGACCAGTGGATCGTGGGACGTCTGAACCGGCTGCTGCTCACCTGTCACAAGGCCTTTGCCGAGTATCAGTTCCACACCGTCTATCACAAGCTCAATGAGTTCGTGACCGTGGAC is drawn from Chrysiogenia bacterium and contains these coding sequences:
- the ileS gene encoding isoleucine--tRNA ligase, with amino-acid sequence DAAEVHPSLRGKQLELVIWTTTPWTLPANLAIALNETLEYVAVEVGSRVFVVAKDLAEAFQSALVIDGAPGEIIASFPAKKFEGARARHPFIDRESLVLFGDFVTLEAGTGCVHIAPGHGEDDFRLGQQHGLDVLCPVDAEGRYTDEFAPMKGEFVFDANEKIKALLVEKGRLLNSPKASLKHSYPHSWRSKEPIIYRATSQWFLSLAHEDLRQKSLKAIDEIQADKGWIPAWGRDRIYSMLENRPDWTLSRQRVWGVPIPSLECEGCGNVFLDADACEHVADLITEGGITVWTEKDVTELIPAGTKCPECYATKFKKGTDILDVWFDSGVSHAAVCEVREELHWPADLYLEGSDQHRGWFHSSLLTSMATRGAPPYKAVLTHGFVVDGDGKKYSKSNPNYTPPADIIKNYGVDVLRLWVASEDYRGDIHFSEEILKRLAEAYRKFRNSAKYILGNLADFDPAKDWVPYSEMTPIDQWIVGRLNRLLLTCHKAFAEYQFHTVYHKLNEFVTVDFSSLFADISKDRLYVDRADSRPRRSKQTAMYQILAAITRVFAPILSFTSEEIWGYLPRFEGDAPHPSLSGVNWDSVHLSSMPKPVPAEMDDEVEATFADLWRLREEVTKALEEARKNKDIGASLEAKVTVAAKASLQSKLTRRLSLDDVADAFIVSGMEWLDSLPEDGAQDFQVAWQAAPGGKCPRCWHFREDIGKSSAHPELCGRCADVVSE